A single genomic interval of Spirosoma linguale DSM 74 harbors:
- a CDS encoding Alcohol dehydrogenase GroES domain protein (PFAM: Alcohol dehydrogenase GroES domain protein; Alcohol dehydrogenase zinc-binding domain protein~KEGG: mch:Mchl_3368 alcohol dehydrogenase GroES domain protein) has protein sequence MLAMNYRGPFRVRAAQKPYPEILHPGDAIVRVTRSCICGSDLHLYHGLVPDTRVGMTFGHEFIGVVEEIGSSVQNLSVGDNVIVPFNVACGKCAFCKQGLFGNCHESNPEATAVGGIFGYSHTAGGYDGGQAEFVRVPYADVGPTIIPDWMDHDDAVLLTDVVPTGYQAAEMGGIKKGDTVVVFGAGPVGIMAAKSAWLFGAGRVIVIDHLEYRLDFVKKYAQCEAYNFRSMEDPVLFIKKTTDWFGADVCIDAVGGDAAGSALQTITGRKLMIQAGSATALHWAINSVKKGGIVSIVGVYGPTDNLVPIGNVVNKGITIRANQASVKRLLPKLIDHIQAGRLNPKEIITHRVPLEEVSDAYHIFSAKLDNCIKPILIPPSARQ, from the coding sequence ATGTTAGCCATGAATTACCGAGGGCCGTTCCGGGTACGGGCCGCCCAGAAACCTTATCCAGAAATCCTGCATCCGGGCGATGCCATTGTGCGGGTAACCCGCTCCTGCATCTGCGGATCAGATTTACACCTCTACCATGGGCTTGTGCCCGACACACGCGTTGGCATGACCTTCGGCCACGAGTTCATCGGGGTAGTTGAGGAAATTGGGTCGTCGGTTCAGAATCTCTCGGTAGGCGATAATGTGATCGTCCCCTTCAACGTTGCCTGCGGGAAATGTGCCTTTTGTAAGCAGGGTTTGTTTGGCAACTGCCACGAATCGAACCCCGAAGCCACCGCAGTAGGCGGCATTTTCGGGTACTCCCACACCGCCGGGGGCTACGACGGCGGACAGGCCGAATTTGTCCGGGTTCCTTATGCCGATGTAGGTCCAACAATTATTCCTGACTGGATGGACCACGACGATGCCGTCCTCCTGACCGACGTTGTCCCCACAGGCTATCAGGCGGCCGAAATGGGCGGTATCAAGAAAGGCGATACTGTAGTCGTATTCGGAGCTGGCCCGGTGGGTATTATGGCCGCTAAATCGGCCTGGCTATTTGGCGCTGGCCGGGTTATTGTCATCGACCATCTGGAATACCGGCTCGACTTTGTCAAGAAATACGCGCAATGCGAAGCTTATAACTTCCGGTCGATGGAAGATCCGGTTCTATTCATCAAGAAAACCACCGACTGGTTTGGAGCCGATGTTTGTATTGATGCCGTGGGTGGCGATGCGGCCGGTAGTGCGCTGCAAACCATTACAGGACGGAAACTGATGATTCAGGCGGGTTCGGCTACGGCACTTCACTGGGCTATCAATTCGGTCAAGAAGGGCGGTATCGTCTCCATTGTTGGCGTTTACGGCCCCACCGACAACCTGGTTCCCATCGGTAATGTCGTTAACAAAGGCATTACCATCCGGGCCAATCAGGCTTCCGTCAAACGGCTGCTACCCAAGCTCATCGACCACATTCAGGCGGGTCGGCTCAACCCGAAAGAGATCATTACCCACCGGGTACCGCTGGAAGAAGTGTCGGATGCGTACCACATCTTTTCGGCCAAACTGGACAACTGTATCAAGCCAATTCTCATTCCCCCATCCGCCAGACAATAA
- a CDS encoding major facilitator superfamily MFS_1 (PFAM: major facilitator superfamily MFS_1~KEGG: cak:Caul_1194 major facilitator transporter) produces MSKNRQLLLIFSIVLIDVIAGSGLGVLISNYVLNLPAKPVLMTVGTALMLGVQLAGSPAIGRWSDLRGRRPAAIATTVVSLLSSLFLLPVQTWGYVASRWVKGGSNGLYSVMRSAVADLTDKDELLKYGGLFSFIAGSAPVIGPMGAGWLMLVVHEARINPLPTVLLLLALGLLNIRLAMLFRETNPKKEAVDYTELADKARNSLKVVSIWRQLLEADKQLPGIKSILILNLLATLGMGYFAFFVAFLTQSELIMTPAETARFFLYYGGLALAANFIFFTYIVQHVNKRIAILVMALISIVLQVVYTFSESSVELFYVVAGVDALTVSIITGLTGGILSQVIKEGSGQGEMFGNIQALGGLASFATALVNSLLSGVSLKAPFIFCAISMIAVVIWTIRLPKAARQHTDSKTPAT; encoded by the coding sequence ATGTCCAAAAACAGACAGTTACTGCTTATTTTTTCCATTGTTCTGATCGATGTTATTGCAGGTAGTGGATTGGGCGTGCTGATTTCAAACTATGTATTGAACTTGCCGGCTAAGCCTGTGCTTATGACGGTTGGCACCGCCCTCATGCTGGGCGTTCAACTGGCGGGTTCCCCGGCCATTGGTCGCTGGTCTGATTTGCGGGGCCGTCGACCGGCAGCCATTGCTACCACGGTGGTATCGCTGCTCTCATCCCTGTTCTTACTACCCGTTCAAACCTGGGGATACGTTGCCAGCCGGTGGGTGAAGGGTGGGTCTAATGGGCTGTACTCTGTTATGCGGTCGGCGGTGGCTGACCTGACCGATAAAGATGAACTGCTTAAATATGGCGGACTGTTTAGTTTCATTGCCGGTTCGGCACCGGTTATTGGCCCTATGGGTGCCGGGTGGCTCATGCTGGTAGTTCACGAAGCCCGGATCAATCCATTACCTACGGTTCTGCTCCTGTTGGCACTAGGTTTGCTGAACATCAGACTAGCAATGCTTTTCCGGGAAACCAATCCTAAAAAAGAAGCTGTTGACTACACCGAACTGGCCGATAAAGCGCGTAACTCGCTGAAAGTCGTTTCTATCTGGCGGCAACTCCTTGAGGCCGATAAACAGCTTCCGGGTATAAAATCTATTCTGATTCTAAACTTGCTGGCTACCCTCGGTATGGGGTATTTCGCTTTTTTTGTGGCCTTCCTGACCCAGAGTGAGCTTATTATGACGCCCGCCGAAACAGCCCGGTTTTTCCTGTACTACGGTGGTCTGGCGTTAGCCGCCAACTTTATTTTCTTTACCTACATCGTTCAGCACGTCAATAAGCGCATCGCGATTCTGGTTATGGCGTTGATCAGCATTGTTTTGCAGGTAGTGTATACCTTTTCAGAATCGTCGGTCGAGCTGTTTTATGTAGTGGCCGGTGTCGACGCGCTCACCGTTTCCATTATTACCGGCCTAACCGGGGGCATCCTATCGCAGGTGATCAAGGAAGGCAGCGGACAGGGCGAAATGTTCGGTAATATACAGGCGCTGGGCGGGCTGGCCAGTTTTGCAACGGCATTGGTAAACAGTCTGCTCTCGGGAGTAAGCCTGAAAGCCCCGTTTATTTTCTGTGCTATCAGCATGATTGCCGTCGTTATCTGGACAATACGCCTGCCGAAAGCAGCCAGGCAACATACCGACTCGAAAACGCCTGCGACCTGA
- a CDS encoding peptidase M28 (PFAM: peptidase M28; peptidase M20~KEGG: cak:Caul_4272 peptidase M28) encodes MTFQQLMLSAGLISLPFVSSAQEKFANTITASDLEKHLRVLAADDMEGRETGTRGQRKAAEYIATQFAAEGMKPIVKADDGKLVYQQPYTLYKKNWGDFYVSAGGKRFEPSKDFMPNGLLYLPTETSYETVFVGYGIGDANYDDYAGRDVKGKAIVVLDDEPKTADGKKLVSGNTEASKWGGPNGWRAKSLLAKEKGAAQLFIVSAESAEAFKQLLTQRSAMQARFNRLSLKAGAENIGSMGVFLVTADMAASLLNTSTVTLTQTMTQLAQSAKPVASSLAGNVAVKADRVDEKTESSNVLGFIEGTDKKDEVLVVSSHYDHIGISADGQINNGANDDGSGTVSVLEIAQAFAKAKAAGKGPRRSILFLTVSGEEKGLLGSQYYADMNPVIPLEKTVADLNIDMVGRVDDLHLGKSDNYIYVIGSDKLSSELHKISEETNKKHINMELDYKYNDPQDSQRIYYRSDHYNFAKHQIPIIFYFNGLHPDYHKPTDDIEKIDFKLAEKSARLVFYTAWEIANRDQRLVVDSNKQ; translated from the coding sequence ATGACATTTCAACAACTAATGCTGTCGGCGGGGCTTATTTCCCTGCCTTTTGTGAGTAGTGCGCAGGAGAAATTTGCCAATACCATTACCGCCAGCGACCTTGAAAAACACCTCCGCGTGCTGGCCGCCGACGATATGGAGGGTCGCGAAACCGGAACCCGCGGGCAACGCAAAGCCGCCGAATACATTGCCACTCAATTTGCTGCCGAGGGAATGAAACCCATCGTCAAAGCCGACGATGGCAAGCTGGTTTATCAGCAACCCTACACGCTTTACAAGAAAAACTGGGGTGATTTTTACGTCAGTGCGGGTGGCAAACGGTTCGAGCCTTCCAAAGACTTTATGCCCAATGGCCTGCTGTACTTACCCACCGAAACGAGCTACGAAACGGTATTTGTCGGTTACGGCATTGGCGACGCCAATTACGATGACTATGCGGGACGTGATGTAAAAGGCAAAGCCATTGTTGTTCTGGACGATGAGCCTAAGACCGCCGATGGCAAAAAACTCGTCAGTGGAAACACCGAAGCGTCCAAATGGGGCGGGCCGAACGGCTGGCGGGCTAAAAGTCTGTTGGCTAAAGAAAAAGGAGCAGCTCAATTGTTCATTGTTTCAGCCGAATCAGCCGAAGCGTTTAAGCAGTTGCTTACCCAGCGTAGTGCCATGCAGGCCCGTTTCAACCGGCTCAGCCTGAAGGCAGGGGCTGAAAATATAGGCTCTATGGGTGTTTTTCTGGTCACCGCCGATATGGCTGCCAGTTTACTGAATACATCCACCGTTACGTTAACGCAGACGATGACACAGTTGGCTCAATCGGCCAAACCGGTTGCGTCGTCTCTGGCGGGCAACGTAGCCGTTAAAGCCGACCGCGTGGATGAAAAAACAGAATCGTCGAACGTGCTGGGCTTCATTGAAGGGACCGACAAAAAAGACGAAGTGTTGGTTGTTTCGTCGCACTACGACCACATTGGCATCAGCGCCGACGGCCAGATCAACAACGGAGCCAACGACGACGGGTCGGGAACAGTATCCGTGCTGGAAATTGCGCAGGCGTTTGCCAAAGCCAAAGCCGCTGGAAAAGGTCCCCGTCGGTCTATTCTGTTCCTCACCGTTTCGGGTGAAGAAAAAGGATTGCTCGGCTCGCAATACTACGCCGATATGAATCCGGTTATTCCACTGGAGAAAACCGTAGCCGACCTGAACATCGACATGGTAGGCCGGGTCGATGACCTGCACCTGGGCAAATCCGATAACTATATTTATGTGATTGGTTCAGACAAGCTATCCTCAGAACTGCATAAGATCAGCGAGGAAACCAACAAGAAGCACATTAATATGGAGTTGGATTATAAGTACAACGACCCGCAGGATTCGCAGCGCATTTACTACCGCTCGGATCACTACAACTTCGCCAAGCACCAGATTCCCATCATCTTCTATTTCAACGGGCTGCACCCGGATTACCACAAGCCAACGGACGACATCGAGAAAATCGACTTCAAACTAGCCGAAAAATCCGCCCGACTCGTGTTCTACACCGCCTGGGAAATCGCCAACCGCGACCAGCGCCTGGTGGTGGATAGTAATAAGCAGTAG
- a CDS encoding conserved hypothetical protein (KEGG: mch:Mchl_3369 hypothetical protein), with translation MEPTASDYPHINGWGIDADPNNEPTYPLKHYTGDDHQRLNWERPPQQVQTVEILHSNERPNLTAVFGTSSPPSGLSGAIRRFAFRFSESEYGHWLPLLLADRVNVVEGIVDDLAHGHIPNIFAEKGWKADWKHNRAGLVQNVVIGVAATALVYAFFTRNKQETAFTRLKKTISN, from the coding sequence ATGGAACCAACAGCAAGCGATTATCCGCATATAAACGGCTGGGGAATAGATGCCGACCCCAATAACGAACCAACTTATCCCCTTAAGCACTACACGGGCGACGACCACCAGCGGCTGAATTGGGAAAGACCTCCTCAGCAGGTGCAAACGGTAGAAATTCTGCACTCCAACGAACGCCCGAACCTGACGGCTGTTTTTGGCACCTCTTCGCCCCCATCGGGTCTGAGCGGGGCCATCCGGCGGTTTGCGTTCCGATTCAGCGAATCCGAATACGGTCACTGGCTACCGCTGTTACTGGCCGATCGCGTCAATGTGGTAGAAGGTATTGTGGATGATCTGGCCCACGGGCATATTCCGAATATTTTTGCCGAAAAAGGCTGGAAAGCCGACTGGAAACACAACCGGGCCGGGCTGGTCCAGAATGTTGTGATTGGTGTAGCGGCTACTGCTCTTGTCTACGCGTTTTTCACGCGCAATAAGCAGGAAACGGCTTTCACCCGGTTGAAAAAGACGATTTCAAACTAA
- a CDS encoding GTP-binding protein Era (TIGRFAM: GTP-binding protein Era; small GTP-binding protein~PFAM: GTP-binding protein HSR1-related; KH type 2 domain protein; Miro domain protein~KEGG: gme:Gmet_2315 GTP-binding protein Era), with protein MNTETIENFPADHKAGFVSIVGKPNVGKSTLMNQLVGERLSIITAKAQTTRHRIMGILNGTHDGTEFQLVYSDTPGIIKPLYKLHESMMSFVRGSIEDADVVLFVTDIFEQHDENDVIERLQKSEVPVLLLINKVDQATQDQVVEKIAYWEERFKATEIIPISALNDFNVDRVFEGIISRLPQHPPYFPKDELTDKPERFFASEIIREKIFLNYKKEVPYSSEVVVTGFKEKDDIIVIQAEILVERATQRAILLGEGGKMIKKTGIMAREELERFFGKKVFLEQFVKVEPDWRQKERMLKRLGYDE; from the coding sequence ATGAATACGGAAACTATAGAAAATTTCCCGGCCGATCATAAGGCCGGGTTCGTCAGTATCGTTGGAAAGCCAAACGTCGGCAAATCCACCCTGATGAATCAGCTCGTCGGCGAGCGGTTATCCATTATCACCGCCAAAGCGCAGACCACCCGCCACCGCATTATGGGTATCCTCAACGGAACCCACGATGGTACCGAATTCCAACTCGTTTACTCCGATACCCCCGGCATCATCAAACCACTTTACAAGCTTCATGAGTCCATGATGAGCTTCGTGCGCGGTTCTATTGAAGATGCCGACGTGGTGCTGTTCGTGACCGACATTTTTGAGCAACACGACGAAAATGATGTAATCGAGCGACTACAAAAATCGGAAGTCCCGGTTTTACTGCTGATCAACAAAGTAGACCAGGCCACTCAGGATCAGGTAGTCGAAAAAATTGCCTACTGGGAAGAACGGTTTAAGGCTACGGAAATAATCCCTATTTCGGCCCTTAACGACTTCAACGTCGACCGCGTCTTTGAAGGAATCATCAGTCGGCTACCGCAACATCCACCCTATTTCCCGAAAGATGAGCTGACGGATAAACCCGAACGGTTCTTTGCCTCGGAAATAATCCGGGAGAAAATCTTTCTGAATTACAAAAAAGAAGTGCCCTACAGCAGCGAAGTGGTGGTAACGGGATTCAAAGAGAAAGACGACATTATTGTCATTCAGGCTGAAATTCTGGTAGAGCGGGCTACCCAGCGGGCGATTCTGCTCGGTGAAGGTGGCAAAATGATCAAGAAAACAGGCATTATGGCTCGCGAAGAACTCGAACGCTTCTTCGGCAAGAAAGTCTTTTTAGAGCAATTCGTTAAAGTAGAACCCGACTGGCGGCAAAAAGAGCGTATGCTCAAGCGGTTGGGGTATGATGAATAA
- a CDS encoding histidine kinase (PFAM: ATP-binding region ATPase domain protein; histidine kinase A domain protein~SMART: ATP-binding region ATPase domain protein; histidine kinase A domain protein~KEGG: noc:Noc_1167 signal transduction histidine kinase) translates to MAQHSFDYSRTLDELATFLFNRRETLLNNWRTACEADPSLKKISALSREEFNNIVPIILDSLEQQLLGQQPEVNPIIAAQSHGLQRWQKSLDLPDLLTELSHLSVMLFDELKLFRQLFPQSDPDAILQVQQRVLVFMHEAMRGSITKHDELQRLEAANRAASLEQALKEMEDLSRQRGDFLRTSSHDLRSGLSLSMGAAHFLQMDDLSLEDRQQYADMLTRNLTNVQSLLTGLMDLARLEAGHEPVQLQEFDAAQLLNDLVTSIQHLAAERSLILRADGPASMIVKTDRLKLYRIAQNLLMNALRYTPSHADHPGMVSVSWSAENDWRWGFSVQDSGPGLPAGLREVFHKQLKPIVEETSTLSPDAAQPVASLPNDEHRVPDDPLAETSPGALTDKGEGVGLQIVKRLCESIGASLEIESTPGRGTLFRIRMLMQPPS, encoded by the coding sequence ATGGCTCAGCATTCGTTTGATTATTCGCGCACTCTGGACGAATTAGCTACGTTTTTGTTTAACCGACGGGAGACCTTGTTGAATAACTGGCGTACGGCATGCGAAGCAGATCCTTCCCTCAAAAAGATATCAGCCCTTAGTCGTGAAGAGTTTAACAACATTGTTCCCATTATTCTCGATAGCCTGGAGCAACAGTTGCTTGGGCAACAACCGGAGGTAAACCCGATTATAGCGGCTCAGTCTCATGGCTTGCAGCGCTGGCAAAAGTCGCTCGACTTACCCGATTTATTGACGGAGCTTAGCCATTTATCCGTCATGCTATTTGATGAATTAAAGCTCTTTCGTCAACTGTTCCCACAGTCAGATCCAGACGCTATTCTACAGGTACAGCAACGGGTTCTGGTGTTTATGCACGAGGCCATGCGGGGGAGTATTACCAAGCACGATGAACTTCAGCGGCTGGAAGCAGCCAACCGGGCGGCCAGTCTGGAACAGGCCTTGAAAGAAATGGAAGACCTTTCGCGGCAGCGGGGCGATTTCCTCAGAACATCGTCTCACGATCTGCGAAGTGGCTTGAGCCTGAGTATGGGGGCTGCCCATTTTTTACAGATGGATGACTTAAGCCTGGAAGACAGGCAACAGTATGCTGATATGCTGACGCGTAACCTCACCAACGTTCAGTCGTTGCTTACGGGCCTGATGGATCTGGCCCGGCTGGAGGCTGGTCATGAGCCCGTACAGCTTCAGGAGTTCGATGCGGCTCAGCTACTAAACGATCTGGTAACGAGTATTCAGCATTTAGCTGCCGAACGAAGCCTTATTCTTCGTGCTGACGGACCAGCGTCTATGATCGTTAAAACAGACCGGCTAAAGCTTTATCGGATTGCGCAAAATTTACTGATGAATGCGCTCAGATATACCCCCTCTCACGCCGATCATCCGGGTATGGTATCCGTATCCTGGTCGGCGGAGAACGACTGGCGATGGGGCTTCAGCGTTCAGGATTCGGGGCCGGGCTTACCGGCGGGGTTACGGGAGGTATTTCATAAGCAACTTAAGCCTATTGTTGAAGAAACAAGCACACTGTCGCCAGATGCCGCTCAGCCCGTGGCATCCTTACCGAACGACGAACACCGGGTACCGGACGATCCGTTGGCAGAAACATCACCCGGTGCATTGACGGACAAAGGCGAAGGCGTTGGCTTGCAGATTGTAAAGCGGCTTTGCGAATCGATAGGCGCCAGCCTGGAAATCGAATCTACACCGGGTCGGGGAACGCTCTTCCGCATTCGTATGCTCATGCAGCCTCCCTCCTGA
- a CDS encoding response regulator receiver protein (PFAM: response regulator receiver~SMART: response regulator receiver~KEGG: sfu:Sfum_2731 response regulator receiver protein), producing MKSDQEQNQIKANFRQSKVLIIDDNNDQWLLMKRAFQESLPEVTPVRAATPCQAVTLLEEWQTQEWEIPKLILLDLYMPDNKDGWELLKKIKGMPAPFNRIPILMFSSSVNTTDITTAYELGVSSYLTKPVDYKSWLTYFQELRTYWWETVTLPPLYFSI from the coding sequence ATGAAAAGCGATCAGGAACAAAACCAGATTAAAGCCAATTTCAGACAGTCGAAAGTGTTGATCATCGACGATAACAACGATCAGTGGCTACTGATGAAACGCGCTTTTCAGGAATCTCTTCCTGAGGTAACGCCCGTTAGAGCCGCTACGCCCTGCCAGGCAGTAACGTTGCTGGAGGAATGGCAGACGCAGGAATGGGAAATTCCTAAACTTATTCTGCTGGACTTGTATATGCCTGATAATAAGGATGGCTGGGAACTACTCAAAAAGATCAAAGGGATGCCTGCTCCCTTCAACCGAATCCCAATCCTGATGTTCAGTTCATCGGTAAACACAACCGACATTACCACGGCCTATGAACTTGGGGTGTCGTCTTACCTGACAAAGCCAGTCGATTACAAATCGTGGCTTACGTATTTTCAGGAGTTGCGGACCTACTGGTGGGAGACGGTTACGCTGCCTCCTTTATACTTTTCGATTTAG
- a CDS encoding glycin-rich signal peptide protein (KEGG: reu:Reut_B5390 glycin-rich signal peptide protein), translated as MKTIILSFALTLLIGVASVSAQTAGGKYGGNRSNAGRQGNSSLNNARKANTSQTMGNGVPYNKDAEQKRAIASGSTSTTGGPTVNRGQSASASAPATAKRNNASGSKSGQGGKAGAKSGSTTPKGSGNQ; from the coding sequence ATGAAAACGATAATCCTTTCTTTCGCTCTAACCCTGCTGATCGGTGTGGCGAGTGTCAGCGCACAAACAGCGGGTGGCAAGTATGGCGGAAACCGGAGTAATGCCGGACGTCAGGGCAACTCCTCCCTGAATAATGCCCGCAAGGCTAACACAAGCCAGACTATGGGCAACGGAGTTCCCTACAACAAAGATGCGGAGCAAAAGCGGGCCATAGCCAGCGGATCGACCTCTACAACGGGTGGGCCAACGGTCAACCGGGGGCAGTCGGCTTCGGCATCGGCACCCGCCACGGCCAAGCGAAATAACGCTTCGGGAAGCAAATCCGGGCAGGGTGGTAAAGCCGGTGCCAAATCGGGAAGTACAACGCCCAAGGGTTCGGGTAATCAATAA
- a CDS encoding ribosome-associated GTPase EngA (TIGRFAM: ribosome-associated GTPase EngA; small GTP- binding protein~PFAM: GTP-binding protein HSR1-related; Miro domain protein~KEGG: afw:Anae109_2155 small GTP-binding protein), which produces MANIVAIVGRPNVGKSTLFNRLTEQRQAIMDNQSGVTRDRHYGTAEWNDKYFTVIDTGGYVVGSEDVFEESIREQVEMAIQESTLLLFVVDTQTGITGLDEDFADVLRRSKKPVYVVANKAETAERAHTAAEFYALGLGDPYPISSQTGTGTGDLLDEVVKHFQTPGIEDPDAGIPRIAILGRPNVGKSSFLNVLTGQERSIVTNIAGTTRDAINTRYKAYGKDFILTDTAGIRRKARVDSNIEFYSVLRSIKAMEDSDVCIILLDATRGLEAQDLNIIGQAIKAKKGVVIMVNKWDAIEKDHRTADVMRKEMIQRMMPIDYVPIIFASVHEKQRIFQVMEKAMEVYENKTKKIATSKLNEAMQAEIEKYPPPSLKGKFVKIKYMVQVPTPSPTFIFFCNLPQYVQESYQRFLENRLRDHFDFTGVPITVFFRQK; this is translated from the coding sequence ATGGCAAACATAGTTGCAATCGTTGGCCGCCCGAATGTGGGCAAGTCCACGCTGTTTAACCGCCTGACGGAACAGCGTCAGGCCATCATGGATAACCAAAGTGGCGTTACACGCGACCGGCATTATGGCACGGCCGAGTGGAACGACAAATATTTTACCGTCATCGATACGGGTGGGTATGTAGTAGGTTCGGAGGATGTATTCGAAGAATCTATCCGCGAACAGGTCGAAATGGCCATTCAGGAGTCAACCCTGCTGCTGTTCGTCGTTGATACCCAAACGGGCATTACCGGCTTGGATGAAGACTTCGCCGATGTACTGCGCCGGTCGAAAAAGCCAGTCTATGTGGTCGCCAACAAAGCCGAAACGGCCGAGCGGGCTCACACGGCCGCCGAGTTTTACGCCCTTGGTCTCGGTGATCCCTACCCGATCTCATCGCAGACGGGTACCGGTACGGGCGACTTGCTGGACGAAGTCGTAAAACACTTTCAGACGCCGGGTATCGAAGATCCAGACGCGGGCATTCCACGCATTGCAATCCTGGGACGGCCAAACGTGGGTAAATCGTCGTTCCTGAATGTCCTTACCGGCCAGGAGCGGAGCATTGTTACCAACATTGCCGGTACCACCCGCGATGCCATCAACACGCGCTACAAAGCCTACGGAAAAGACTTTATTCTGACCGACACGGCGGGTATTCGTCGCAAAGCCCGGGTCGACTCCAACATTGAGTTTTATTCGGTGCTTCGATCTATCAAAGCGATGGAAGACTCCGACGTTTGTATAATTCTGCTGGATGCAACACGTGGTCTGGAAGCGCAGGATCTTAACATTATTGGTCAGGCTATCAAGGCAAAAAAAGGCGTGGTCATCATGGTTAACAAGTGGGACGCCATTGAGAAAGACCACCGCACGGCCGATGTGATGCGAAAGGAAATGATTCAGCGGATGATGCCGATTGACTATGTACCCATCATCTTTGCATCGGTTCATGAAAAACAGCGCATTTTCCAGGTTATGGAGAAAGCGATGGAAGTTTATGAAAACAAGACGAAGAAGATAGCAACGTCGAAGTTGAACGAAGCGATGCAGGCCGAGATCGAGAAATATCCGCCACCGTCCCTTAAAGGGAAGTTTGTGAAGATAAAGTACATGGTTCAGGTGCCAACGCCATCGCCCACGTTTATCTTTTTCTGCAATCTGCCCCAGTACGTTCAGGAGTCGTACCAGCGCTTTCTGGAAAACCGGCTCCGTGATCACTTCGACTTTACCGGAGTTCCCATCACGGTGTTCTTCAGGCAGAAATAA